From the genome of Vicia villosa cultivar HV-30 ecotype Madison, WI linkage group LG2, Vvil1.0, whole genome shotgun sequence, one region includes:
- the LOC131649502 gene encoding F-box protein At4g09920-like, with amino-acid sequence MEDRISSLPDEVISHILSFLPTKFAATTSILSKRWHPLWLSVPTLNFDDKTFQNIESFLMFVSSALFSRDITLPIQSFHLKCVNASKRRHSLDINAFLDAVVQRRVQNVRLRLTTRVNVPPSLFSCRTLVVLHLRKIKVEHLSKLDVDFPLLKTLSLSNIKFKRIDYIAVLLYGCPVLEELRTKCVRVGSRDMTVPQEVIMRDYPTFPKLPYLIRMICWTNVQVLHGVLDSHCCSYPILYNLTYMEVILKHSDLKEEWVWLLERLDYFPNLRNLTIIEDNENIEEIVCNWREPTSIPECLSTKLRTCLIKQFTYNECGLQFAEYILKNSKVLDTMSIKSASFINENVKHQILVAEHQQAFNGKLVDIVVLVCAQLESMRNFNTILTVTVFTLWVFEETSWGLISQFQFLKSK; translated from the exons ATGGAAGATAGGATTAGTTCCCTACCAGATGAAGTCATATCTCACATTCTTTCCTTCCTTCCAACCAAATTCGCTGCCACAACTAGCATCCTTTCAAAAAGATGGCACCCATTATGGCTCTCAGTTCCCACTCTCAACTTCGACGACAAAACCTTTCAAAACATCGAATCCTTTCTCATGTTTGTGTCCTCCGCATTATTCTCACGAGACATTACTTTACCCATTCAATCCTTCCATCTCAAATGTGTAAACGCTTCTAAGCGCCGCCACTCACTCGACATCAACGCTTTCTTGGACGCCGTTGTGCAGCGAAGAGTCCAGAACGTCCGTCTTAGACTAACCACTAGGGTTAACGTTCCTCCTAGCCTATTCAGTTGTAGGACCCTTGTTGTTCTTCATTTGAGAAAGATAAAAGTTGAGCATCTTTCTAAGCTAGATGTTGATTTTCCACTCCTCAAAACTCTAAGTTTATCTAACATTAAGTTCAAACGTATCGATTATATTGCGGTGCTTCTATATGGATGCCCCGTTCTAGAGGAATTGCGTACAAAATGTGTGCGTGTGGGTAGTAGGGATATGACAGTTCCTCAAGAGGTTATAATGAGAGATTATCCAACTTTTCCAAAATTGCCGTATCTGATCCGCATGATTTGTTGGACAAATGTTCAGGTTCTGCATGGAGTACTA GACTCACATTGCTGCAGCTATCCTATTCTTTACAATCTAACATACATGGAGGTAATCCTTAAGCATAGCGATCTTAAGGAGGAGTGGGTGTGGTTGCTAGAAAGGCTGGATTATTTTCCCAACCTTCGAAATCTTACCATTATTGAG GACAATGAGAATATAGAGGAAATTGTGTGTAATTGGAGGGAACCAACATCTATTCCGGAATGTCTCTCAACAAAGCTTAGAACATGTTTGATTAAACAATTTACATACAATGAATGTGGTCTTCAATTTGCTGAATATATTTTGAAGAATTCAAAAGTACTGGACACAATGTCAATCAAGAGTGCTTCTTTCATAAATGAAAATGTCAAGCACCAAAT TCTTGTAGCAGAACATCAACAGGCTTTCAATGGAAAACTAGTAGATATTGTGGTCTTAGTTTGTGCTCAGCTCGAGAGTATGAGAAACTTTAATACCATTCTCACT GTGACTGTTTTCACGCTTTGGGTGTTTGAAGAAACTTCATGGGGTTTAATAAGTCAGTTTCAGTTCTTG AAATCCAAATGA